A DNA window from Halomicrobium mukohataei DSM 12286 contains the following coding sequences:
- a CDS encoding 50S ribosomal protein L23 yields MTWDVIKYPHVTEKAMNDMDFQNKLQFAVDSAASKPEVADAVEQQYDVTVEAVTTQNTMDGEKKAVVRLSEDDDAQEVASRIGVF; encoded by the coding sequence ATGACGTGGGACGTGATCAAGTATCCGCACGTGACCGAGAAGGCCATGAACGACATGGACTTCCAGAACAAGCTGCAGTTCGCCGTCGACTCCGCGGCCTCGAAGCCCGAGGTCGCCGACGCGGTCGAACAGCAGTACGACGTCACCGTCGAAGCGGTCACGACGCAGAACACGATGGACGGCGAAAAGAAGGCCGTCGTTCGCCTCTCCGAGGACGACGACGCCCAGGAAGTCGCCTCCAGGATCGGGGTGTTCTAA
- a CDS encoding 50S ribosomal protein L2, which translates to MGRRIQGQRRGRGTSTFRAPSHRYKADLQHRNVEDGDVVSGTVVDIEHDPARSAPVAAVEFEDGDRRLVLAPEGVGVGDRMQVGVSAAIEPGNTLPLAEIPEGVPVCNVEANQGDGGRFARASGVSAQLMTHDRNVAVVKLPSGAVKRLDPQCRATIGVVAGGGRTEKPMVKAGNKHHKMKARGTKWPNVRGVAMNAVDHPFGGGGRQHPGKPKSISRNAPPGRKVGDISSKRTGRGGNE; encoded by the coding sequence ATGGGACGACGAATTCAGGGACAACGACGCGGTCGCGGGACGTCCACGTTCCGGGCTCCCTCGCACCGCTACAAGGCAGACCTGCAGCACCGTAACGTCGAAGACGGCGACGTCGTCTCCGGCACGGTCGTCGACATCGAGCACGATCCCGCCCGCTCGGCACCCGTCGCGGCCGTCGAGTTCGAGGACGGCGATCGCCGGCTCGTGCTCGCGCCCGAGGGCGTGGGCGTCGGTGATCGGATGCAGGTGGGTGTCTCCGCGGCCATCGAGCCCGGCAACACCCTCCCGCTCGCCGAGATCCCGGAAGGGGTCCCGGTGTGCAACGTCGAGGCCAACCAGGGCGACGGCGGTCGCTTCGCCCGGGCCTCCGGCGTCAGCGCACAGCTGATGACCCACGACCGCAACGTCGCGGTCGTGAAGCTCCCCTCGGGAGCGGTCAAGCGGCTCGACCCGCAGTGTCGTGCCACTATCGGCGTCGTCGCCGGTGGCGGCCGCACCGAGAAGCCGATGGTCAAAGCCGGCAACAAGCACCACAAGATGAAAGCGCGAGGGACCAAGTGGCCCAACGTCCGCGGTGTCGCGATGAACGCCGTCGACCACCCGTTCGGTGGCGGCGGCCGACAGCACCCCGGCAAGCCCAAGTCAATCTCGCGTAACGCCCCGCCGGGTCGGAAGGTCGGGGACATTTCCTCGAAGCGAACCGGTCGAGGTGGCAACGAATGA
- a CDS encoding 30S ribosomal protein S19, with product MSSGYQTGQEGDFTYRGHTLDELQELSLDEVAELLPARQRRSITRGLTDEQQKLLEEARDAEPEETANNPIRTHLRDMPILPEFVDLTFAVHNGQSFERVQVEPEMIGHYLGEFQLTRKSVEHGQAGIGATRSSKFVPLK from the coding sequence ATGAGTTCAGGATATCAGACTGGTCAGGAGGGTGACTTCACCTATCGTGGCCACACGCTCGACGAGCTGCAGGAGCTGTCGCTCGACGAGGTTGCGGAACTGCTCCCCGCTCGCCAGCGGCGAAGTATCACACGCGGTCTGACCGACGAGCAACAGAAGCTGCTCGAGGAGGCCCGCGATGCAGAGCCCGAGGAGACGGCGAACAACCCGATCCGAACCCACCTGCGGGATATGCCGATCCTGCCGGAGTTCGTCGATCTGACCTTCGCCGTCCACAACGGGCAGAGCTTCGAGCGCGTGCAGGTCGAGCCCGAGATGATCGGTCACTATCTCGGCGAGTTCCAGCTCACTCGGAAGTCGGTCGAACACGGTCAGGCCGGCATCGGGGCGACCCGCTCCTCGAAGTTCGTACCGCTCAAGTAA
- a CDS encoding 50S ribosomal protein L22 gives MGISYSVDADPDTTAKAMLRERQMSHKHSKAIAREIKGMTADDAIAYLEDVIAEKQSVPFKSHNSGVGHRNDIDGWDAGRYPEKASEAFLDLLENAVGNADHQGFDGGSMEIMHVAAHKVGEQQGRQPRAMGRASAWNSPQVDVELILEEVDE, from the coding sequence ATGGGAATCAGCTACTCAGTCGACGCCGACCCGGACACGACGGCGAAAGCGATGCTCCGGGAGCGGCAGATGAGCCACAAGCACAGCAAGGCTATCGCTCGGGAGATCAAGGGCATGACGGCCGACGACGCGATCGCGTACCTCGAAGACGTGATCGCGGAGAAGCAGTCGGTCCCGTTCAAGTCCCACAACTCGGGCGTCGGCCACCGCAACGACATCGACGGCTGGGACGCCGGTCGCTACCCCGAGAAGGCCAGCGAAGCGTTCCTCGACCTGCTGGAAAACGCAGTCGGGAACGCGGACCATCAGGGCTTCGACGGCGGGTCCATGGAGATCATGCACGTCGCCGCCCACAAGGTCGGCGAACAGCAGGGTCGCCAGCCCCGCGCGATGGGCCGGGCATCTGCCTGGAACAGTCCGCAGGTCGACGTCGAACTGATCTTAGAGGAGGTCGACGAATAA
- a CDS encoding 30S ribosomal protein S3, translated as MADEQQFIEDGLQRTQIDEFFADELGRAGYGGMDVAKTPMGTQIVLKAEKPGMVIGKGGKNIRKITTTLEEEFGLEDPQVDVQEVDEPDLNARIVADRLGNALERGWYFRKAGHTTIDRIMEAGAKGAEIVLSGKVTGARSRVEKFNRGYIKHNGEPAENIVDSGVGVAVMKLGTIGVRVKIIPPEAELPDDFEIYEDVEVEDYVADTDGESVEELLEGEPEGEDAAAEHGAQAPADEDADEDELVEDVDEEVVEEATDEFDDVETPSDEDADVDIDDVEESIEEDLDEDTAAEAEDLIEEMDDADSSADGEEGDDE; from the coding sequence ATGGCAGACGAACAGCAGTTCATCGAAGACGGACTTCAGCGGACCCAGATCGACGAGTTCTTCGCAGACGAACTCGGTCGTGCCGGCTACGGCGGCATGGACGTCGCCAAGACGCCGATGGGGACCCAGATCGTGCTCAAAGCCGAGAAACCCGGTATGGTGATCGGGAAGGGTGGGAAGAACATCCGGAAGATCACCACCACCCTCGAAGAGGAGTTCGGCCTCGAAGATCCGCAGGTCGACGTCCAGGAAGTCGATGAGCCAGACCTCAACGCCCGCATCGTCGCGGACCGTCTGGGCAATGCCCTCGAACGCGGCTGGTACTTCCGCAAGGCCGGTCACACCACGATCGACCGGATCATGGAAGCAGGCGCGAAGGGCGCAGAGATCGTCCTCTCCGGGAAGGTCACGGGCGCACGCTCGCGCGTGGAGAAGTTCAACCGTGGCTACATCAAGCACAACGGTGAGCCCGCGGAGAACATCGTCGACAGCGGCGTCGGCGTCGCTGTGATGAAACTCGGCACCATCGGTGTCCGAGTGAAGATCATCCCGCCGGAAGCGGAACTCCCCGACGACTTCGAGATCTACGAGGACGTCGAGGTCGAGGACTACGTCGCCGACACCGACGGCGAGTCCGTCGAGGAGCTCCTCGAAGGCGAGCCCGAAGGCGAGGACGCTGCCGCCGAGCACGGCGCGCAGGCCCCCGCCGACGAGGACGCGGACGAGGACGAACTCGTCGAAGACGTCGACGAGGAGGTCGTCGAGGAAGCGACAGACGAGTTCGACGATGTCGAGACCCCCTCCGACGAGGACGCCGACGTCGACATCGACGACGTCGAGGAGTCCATCGAGGAGGACCTCGACGAGGACACCGCCGCCGAGGCCGAAGATCTCATAGAGGAGATGGACGATGCGGACTCGTCCGCAGACGGCGAGGAGGGTGACGACGAATGA
- the rpmC gene encoding 50S ribosomal protein L29 has protein sequence MTVIHVEEVRDMTAAERESELEDLKTELLNARAVQAAGGAPENPGRIGELRKAIARIKTIQTEEGDLE, from the coding sequence ATGACCGTCATCCACGTCGAGGAGGTCCGCGACATGACGGCCGCCGAGCGCGAGTCGGAACTCGAGGACCTCAAGACGGAACTGCTCAACGCCCGCGCCGTTCAGGCGGCGGGTGGGGCACCCGAGAATCCGGGTCGCATCGGCGAGCTGCGGAAGGCCATCGCCCGGATCAAGACGATCCAGACCGAAGAAGGGGACCTCGAATGA
- a CDS encoding ribonuclease P protein component 1 has protein sequence MPLTPETLPRHELAGLDVEVVAAANPDAIGIAGTVVTETTKTLGVEGTDRVWHVPKDAATFRFDLPAEGDSESRSVRVRGSNLVARPARRTEATGDSKWR, from the coding sequence ATGCCACTGACACCCGAAACGCTCCCACGACACGAACTCGCCGGCCTCGACGTCGAGGTCGTCGCAGCGGCAAATCCCGACGCGATCGGTATCGCCGGGACCGTCGTCACCGAGACGACGAAGACGCTGGGTGTCGAGGGGACCGATCGGGTGTGGCACGTGCCGAAGGACGCGGCGACGTTCCGGTTCGACCTCCCGGCCGAGGGCGACTCCGAGTCGCGCTCGGTCCGGGTTCGCGGTTCGAACCTGGTCGCCCGCCCCGCTCGACGCACGGAAGCGACAGGTGATTCCAAATGGCGCTAG
- a CDS encoding 30S ribosomal protein S17, producing MALGLNVQEPDEACADDNCPFHGTLSVRGQTIEGEVASTDMEKTVVVEREYDVKVPKYDRLMKRRSRVPAHAPDCLDLAVGDTVTIAECRPLSKTKSHVVVAIEEGDD from the coding sequence ATGGCGCTAGGACTGAACGTACAGGAACCGGACGAGGCCTGTGCCGACGATAACTGCCCGTTCCACGGCACACTGAGTGTCCGCGGGCAGACGATCGAAGGCGAGGTCGCGTCCACTGACATGGAGAAGACCGTCGTCGTCGAACGCGAGTACGACGTGAAGGTGCCCAAGTACGACCGGCTGATGAAGCGACGCAGCCGCGTACCGGCTCACGCACCCGACTGTCTCGACCTCGCGGTCGGCGACACGGTCACGATCGCAGAGTGTCGACCGCTCTCGAAGACGAAAAGCCACGTTGTCGTTGCAATCGAGGAGGGTGACGACTGA
- a CDS encoding 50S ribosomal protein L14 — protein sequence MEALKADVTQGLEKGSLITCADNTGARELRVISVSGYSGTKNRHPKAGLGDKITVSVTKGTPEMRRQVLEAVVVRQRKPIRRPDGTRVKFEDNAAVIINENEEPQGSEIKGPIAREVAERFGSIASTATMIV from the coding sequence ATGGAGGCCCTGAAAGCAGACGTGACGCAGGGTCTCGAGAAGGGCTCGCTGATCACGTGTGCCGACAACACGGGCGCACGCGAACTGCGAGTCATCAGCGTCTCGGGCTACTCCGGGACGAAGAACCGTCATCCGAAGGCCGGGCTCGGTGACAAGATCACCGTCTCGGTCACCAAAGGGACGCCGGAGATGCGTCGGCAGGTGCTGGAGGCCGTCGTGGTCCGCCAGCGCAAGCCGATCCGCCGTCCGGACGGTACCCGCGTCAAGTTCGAAGACAACGCGGCCGTCATCATCAACGAGAACGAAGAACCCCAGGGCTCGGAGATCAAGGGCCCGATCGCTCGCGAGGTCGCCGAACGGTTCGGCTCCATCGCGAGCACGGCGACGATGATCGTATAG
- the rplX gene encoding 50S ribosomal protein L24: MTRQPSKQRKNARRAPLHEKQKQVRATLADDLREEYDQRSVRVNAGDTVEVLRGDYAGEEGEVVEVDLDDAAIYVEDVTVAAADGEDVPRPLDASNVRVTELDLDDDRREARLESEEDSA; the protein is encoded by the coding sequence ATGACACGACAACCATCCAAACAGCGCAAGAACGCACGGCGTGCCCCGCTTCACGAGAAGCAAAAGCAGGTGCGAGCGACGCTGGCCGACGACCTCCGCGAGGAGTACGACCAGCGATCCGTTCGCGTCAACGCGGGCGACACCGTCGAAGTGCTGCGCGGCGACTACGCAGGCGAAGAGGGCGAAGTCGTCGAGGTCGACCTCGACGACGCCGCCATCTACGTCGAGGACGTGACCGTCGCGGCAGCCGACGGCGAGGACGTTCCACGCCCGCTGGACGCGAGCAACGTTCGCGTCACGGAGCTGGATCTCGACGACGACCGCCGCGAGGCGCGCCTCGAATCCGAGGAGGACAGCGCATGA
- a CDS encoding 30S ribosomal protein S4e, whose protein sequence is MSNHQKRLSVPKSWPVERKTETFTVKADAGPHGEAGVPLLIVLRDVLGYVDSRKEARYALNNDSVLINGKAVSDEERPVGMFDILAFVERDEYYRVFPGEGGRLALTPIDEDSAQSKLGKIVGKRAVSGDQIQLTLHDGQTLLVEEDTDYDGGDSIVVANEDSESQGDSDSSSGDEPREGEIVAHFEYEAGALVTAVDGAHAGEIGEIDEIQVTPGSSSNNVLVEQTDGDGFETVEEYVVVIDENFVDEDAEDAASQDPEGGDDE, encoded by the coding sequence ATGAGTAACCATCAGAAACGACTATCGGTCCCGAAGAGTTGGCCGGTCGAGCGCAAGACCGAGACGTTCACCGTAAAGGCAGACGCTGGTCCCCACGGCGAAGCAGGAGTCCCCCTCCTGATCGTCCTGCGGGACGTGCTGGGCTACGTGGACTCCCGCAAGGAAGCCCGCTACGCCCTCAACAACGACAGCGTCCTGATCAACGGAAAGGCCGTCTCCGACGAGGAACGCCCGGTCGGGATGTTCGACATCCTGGCGTTCGTCGAGCGAGACGAGTACTACCGCGTGTTCCCCGGCGAGGGCGGTCGGCTGGCGCTGACCCCCATCGACGAGGACAGCGCACAGTCCAAGCTGGGCAAGATCGTCGGCAAGCGAGCGGTCAGCGGCGATCAGATCCAGCTGACGCTGCACGACGGCCAGACGCTCCTGGTCGAGGAAGACACCGACTACGACGGTGGCGACTCCATCGTCGTCGCCAACGAGGACAGCGAGTCGCAGGGCGACTCGGACAGTTCGAGCGGCGACGAGCCGCGAGAAGGCGAGATCGTCGCTCACTTCGAGTACGAAGCGGGCGCGCTGGTCACCGCCGTCGACGGCGCACACGCCGGCGAGATCGGTGAGATCGACGAGATTCAGGTCACGCCGGGGAGCTCCTCGAACAACGTGCTCGTCGAGCAGACCGACGGCGACGGCTTCGAGACCGTCGAAGAGTACGTCGTCGTCATCGACGAGAACTTCGTCGATGAGGACGCCGAGGACGCAGCCTCACAGGACCCCGAGGGAGGTGACGACGAATGA
- a CDS encoding 50S ribosomal protein L5: protein MSSETDAGFHEMREPRVEKVVVHMGVGQGGRELQEGEEILAEIAGQQPVRTVAQNTVGEFEIRQGDPIGAKVTLRADDAQEFLETALPLTELSVSQFDDTGNFSFGVAEHTDFPSQEYDPQIGIYGLDVTVNLVRPGYRVAKRDKASRSIPSSHRLDADDAAAYVESTFDVEVSE from the coding sequence ATGAGCTCCGAGACCGACGCCGGCTTCCACGAGATGCGCGAGCCCCGCGTCGAGAAGGTCGTCGTCCACATGGGCGTCGGCCAGGGTGGTCGTGAACTCCAGGAAGGCGAGGAGATCCTCGCCGAGATCGCGGGCCAGCAGCCGGTCCGGACGGTCGCACAGAACACCGTCGGCGAGTTCGAGATCCGCCAGGGCGACCCCATCGGTGCGAAGGTGACCCTGCGGGCCGACGACGCCCAGGAGTTCCTCGAAACTGCGCTCCCGCTGACGGAGCTGTCAGTTTCGCAGTTCGACGACACCGGCAACTTCAGCTTCGGTGTCGCGGAACACACCGACTTCCCGAGTCAGGAGTACGACCCGCAGATCGGGATCTACGGGCTGGACGTGACGGTCAACCTCGTCCGCCCCGGCTACCGCGTGGCCAAGCGCGACAAGGCTTCGCGATCGATCCCGTCCAGCCATCGACTCGACGCCGACGACGCCGCTGCCTACGTCGAGTCGACCTTCGACGTGGAGGTGAGCGAATGA
- a CDS encoding 30S ribosomal protein S14 has translation MSESESETEAEESVPTGQLEACQRCGREQGLVGKYDIWLCRQCFREISRGMGFKKYS, from the coding sequence ATGAGCGAAAGCGAATCAGAAACAGAGGCCGAGGAATCGGTCCCGACCGGACAGCTCGAGGCGTGCCAGCGATGCGGTCGCGAGCAGGGTCTCGTCGGCAAGTACGACATCTGGCTGTGTCGCCAGTGCTTCCGAGAGATCTCTCGGGGCATGGGATTCAAGAAGTACAGCTAA
- a CDS encoding 30S ribosomal protein S8, which translates to MTGNDPLANALSALDNAESVGHLEQTVQPASNEIGSVLEVFYDRGYIDGFQFVDDGKAGSFEIELKGAINECGPVKPRYTAGADEFEKWEKRFLPARDYGTLVVTTSHGIMSHYEAREEGIGGQVIAYVY; encoded by the coding sequence ATGACAGGAAACGACCCACTCGCCAACGCGCTGTCGGCGCTCGACAACGCCGAGAGCGTCGGCCACCTCGAACAGACAGTACAGCCCGCTTCGAACGAGATCGGCAGCGTACTCGAGGTCTTCTACGACCGCGGGTACATCGACGGCTTCCAGTTCGTCGACGACGGTAAAGCCGGCTCCTTCGAGATCGAACTGAAAGGTGCCATCAACGAATGTGGCCCGGTCAAGCCCCGCTACACGGCGGGCGCAGACGAGTTCGAAAAGTGGGAGAAACGATTCCTCCCCGCCCGTGACTACGGGACGCTCGTCGTGACCACCAGCCACGGCATCATGAGCCACTACGAGGCCCGCGAAGAGGGCATCGGTGGCCAGGTCATCGCATACGTCTACTAA
- a CDS encoding 50S ribosomal protein L6, producing the protein MPEVTLAIPDEASAEQDHLDLTVEGPNGSVTRRLWYPDIDVSVQDGSVVIASEESDAKTRSTIGTFESHVENMFHGVTEGWEYEMEVFYSHFPMQVEVEDGDVVIENFLGERAPRRAPIHGDTDVSVDGEELTLSGPDIEAVGQTAADIEQLTRVNDKDVRVFQDGVYITNKPNRGDA; encoded by the coding sequence ATGCCAGAAGTAACACTTGCAATTCCAGACGAGGCAAGCGCGGAGCAGGACCACCTCGACCTCACGGTCGAGGGGCCCAACGGCTCCGTCACACGGCGACTCTGGTATCCGGACATCGACGTCTCCGTTCAGGACGGTAGCGTCGTCATCGCCTCCGAGGAATCGGACGCGAAGACGCGCTCGACGATCGGGACGTTCGAGAGTCACGTCGAGAACATGTTCCACGGCGTCACCGAAGGGTGGGAGTACGAGATGGAAGTCTTCTACTCTCACTTCCCGATGCAGGTCGAAGTCGAAGACGGTGACGTCGTCATCGAGAACTTCCTCGGCGAGCGAGCGCCCCGACGCGCTCCCATCCACGGCGACACCGACGTGTCCGTCGACGGAGAGGAACTCACTCTCTCCGGCCCGGACATCGAGGCCGTGGGCCAGACAGCCGCAGACATCGAACAGCTCACACGCGTCAACGACAAGGACGTCCGCGTGTTCCAGGACGGCGTGTACATCACGAACAAGCCCAACCGAGGTGACGCCTGA
- a CDS encoding 50S ribosomal protein L32e — protein sequence MVDDEDATEQGDDELTELTDISGVGDSKAEALREAGFETVDDVRGADQSQLANVSGVGNALAARIKADVGSLEVADDTEAEVEEEETDESDEDVETELRPRGLVDKTPTLDDEEERLLTQRDRVGKPQFNAQDHHKKKRIPTSWRAPRGKLSKQRRGIKGKGDKVEAGFRSPTAVRGKHPSGFEEVRVHNVDDLEGVDGDREAVRIASKVGARKRERIEEVAEDEGIRVLNPTYEEVQVE from the coding sequence ATGGTAGACGACGAAGACGCAACCGAGCAGGGCGACGACGAACTCACCGAACTGACCGACATCAGCGGCGTCGGCGACTCGAAAGCAGAGGCCCTCCGAGAGGCCGGCTTCGAGACCGTCGACGACGTTCGCGGTGCCGATCAGTCCCAGCTCGCAAACGTCTCGGGCGTCGGCAACGCGCTCGCCGCTCGGATCAAGGCCGACGTCGGCAGCCTCGAAGTCGCCGACGACACCGAGGCCGAGGTCGAGGAAGAGGAGACCGACGAGTCCGACGAGGACGTCGAGACGGAACTCCGCCCTCGCGGCCTGGTCGACAAGACGCCGACCCTCGACGACGAGGAAGAGCGGCTCCTCACCCAGCGCGACCGGGTCGGCAAGCCTCAGTTCAACGCACAGGACCACCACAAGAAAAAGCGGATCCCGACCTCTTGGCGCGCGCCCCGTGGCAAGCTCTCGAAGCAGCGCCGCGGCATCAAGGGCAAGGGCGACAAAGTCGAAGCCGGTTTCCGCTCGCCCACGGCGGTGCGAGGCAAGCACCCGTCGGGCTTCGAGGAGGTCCGCGTCCACAACGTGGACGACCTCGAAGGTGTCGACGGTGACCGCGAAGCCGTCCGAATCGCCTCGAAAGTCGGCGCTCGCAAGCGCGAGCGCATCGAAGAGGTCGCCGAGGACGAGGGTATCCGCGTACTCAACCCCACCTACGAGGAGGTACAAGTCGAATGA
- a CDS encoding 50S ribosomal protein L19e: MTDLTAQKRLAADILDVGENKVWFDPERQSDLADAITRDDVREMIDEGAIQAKDAQGNSRGQARARQEKRAYGHQKGAGSRKGKAGARQNEKKDWSSRIRAQRNWLKEQRDDGQLDSSQYRDLYDQAAGGEFDSVADLQRYVEANYGDE, from the coding sequence ATGACGGACCTGACAGCACAGAAGCGACTCGCAGCAGACATCCTCGACGTCGGCGAGAACAAGGTCTGGTTCGATCCCGAACGCCAGTCCGACCTCGCAGACGCCATCACGCGTGACGACGTCCGCGAGATGATCGACGAGGGTGCCATTCAGGCGAAAGACGCCCAGGGCAACTCGCGCGGTCAGGCGCGAGCACGCCAGGAGAAGCGAGCGTACGGCCACCAGAAGGGAGCGGGTTCCCGGAAGGGGAAAGCCGGCGCACGACAGAACGAGAAAAAGGACTGGTCGTCGCGCATCCGAGCCCAGCGAAACTGGCTCAAAGAGCAGCGCGACGACGGCCAACTCGACAGTTCGCAGTACCGCGACCTGTACGATCAGGCGGCCGGCGGCGAGTTCGACAGCGTCGCCGACCTGCAACGATACGTCGAAGCAAACTACGGTGACGAATAA
- a CDS encoding 50S ribosomal protein L18, translating into MATGPRYKVPMRRRREARTDYHQRLRLLKSGKPRLVARKSNKHVRAQLVTLGPDGDETLAAAQSQDLQEFGWEAPTGNLPAAYLTGLLAGLRAIENGVEEAVLDIGLNSPTPGSKVFAVQEGAIDAGLEIPHNDSVLADWQRTRGSHIAEYAESLDEDLYGRDFDATELPEHFDELRETLLEADEL; encoded by the coding sequence ATGGCAACAGGACCACGATACAAGGTGCCGATGCGGCGCCGCCGTGAGGCACGAACGGACTACCATCAGCGGTTGCGCCTGTTGAAATCTGGCAAGCCCCGTCTCGTTGCTCGAAAGAGCAACAAGCACGTCAGGGCGCAGCTGGTGACGCTCGGCCCCGACGGAGACGAGACCCTCGCTGCAGCACAGTCGCAGGACCTACAGGAGTTCGGCTGGGAGGCACCGACGGGCAACTTGCCCGCCGCGTACCTCACCGGTCTGCTCGCGGGTCTGCGAGCTATCGAGAACGGCGTCGAGGAGGCGGTCCTCGACATCGGGCTCAACAGCCCGACGCCGGGCAGCAAGGTCTTTGCGGTACAGGAAGGTGCAATCGACGCTGGGCTCGAAATCCCCCACAACGACAGTGTGCTCGCCGACTGGCAGCGAACCCGCGGCTCTCACATCGCGGAGTACGCCGAGTCGCTCGACGAGGACCTCTACGGTCGGGACTTCGACGCTACCGAGCTGCCGGAGCACTTCGACGAGCTCCGGGAGACACTGCTGGAGGCAGATGAACTATGA
- a CDS encoding 30S ribosomal protein S5, which yields MSNGWNPRTRLGKQVANGEIDSMQEALNSGLPLKEPEIVDQLVPDLEDEVLDINMVQRMTDSGRRVKFRCVVVVGNRDGLVGYAEGRDDQVGGAIQKAIEIGKLNLIDISRGCGSWECGCGRPHTVALRTTGKAGSVEVELQPAPRGLGLAGGETVRKVLELAGIEDIWTRSSGNTRTTVNFAKATFNALQNTAEARVPERTFEKREVIE from the coding sequence ATGAGTAACGGATGGAACCCACGAACGCGGCTGGGCAAACAGGTCGCCAACGGCGAGATCGACTCGATGCAGGAGGCGCTGAACTCCGGCCTGCCGCTCAAGGAACCGGAGATCGTCGACCAGCTCGTCCCCGATCTGGAGGACGAAGTCCTGGACATCAACATGGTCCAGCGGATGACCGACTCCGGACGCCGGGTCAAGTTCCGCTGTGTCGTCGTCGTGGGCAACCGCGACGGGCTCGTCGGCTACGCCGAGGGGCGTGACGACCAGGTCGGCGGTGCGATCCAGAAGGCGATCGAGATCGGCAAGCTCAACCTCATCGACATCTCCCGTGGCTGCGGTTCCTGGGAGTGTGGCTGTGGCCGTCCCCACACGGTCGCGCTGCGCACGACCGGCAAGGCCGGGAGCGTCGAGGTCGAGCTCCAGCCCGCACCGCGTGGGCTGGGCCTGGCGGGCGGAGAGACCGTCCGCAAGGTGCTCGAACTCGCCGGTATCGAAGACATCTGGACCCGCTCGTCGGGCAACACGCGAACGACCGTGAACTTCGCGAAGGCTACCTTCAACGCCCTGCAGAACACGGCCGAGGCTCGCGTGCCCGAACGTACCTTCGAGAAGCGTGAGGTGATCGAATGA
- the rpmD gene encoding 50S ribosomal protein L30, producing MKALVQLRGEVDMSEEVSDTLEMLNIHGVNHCVLVPETDTYRGMVTKVNDFVAHGQPSVDVVETLLAKRAEPLEGSADVDDEWIAEQTDYDDLGALAQALVDEETTLRDEGLSPTLRLHPPRGGHDGLKHAATESGQLGKHDSEQIDQLLEAMR from the coding sequence ATGAAGGCACTCGTTCAGCTCCGCGGTGAGGTCGACATGAGCGAGGAGGTATCGGACACGCTGGAGATGCTCAACATCCACGGCGTGAACCACTGCGTGCTGGTCCCCGAGACGGACACCTACCGTGGCATGGTGACGAAGGTCAACGACTTCGTCGCCCACGGTCAGCCGAGCGTCGACGTCGTCGAGACGCTGCTCGCAAAGCGAGCAGAACCCCTCGAAGGGTCGGCCGACGTCGACGACGAGTGGATCGCCGAGCAGACCGACTACGACGATCTCGGTGCGCTCGCGCAGGCCCTCGTCGACGAGGAGACGACGCTCCGCGACGAGGGGCTCTCCCCGACGCTCCGCCTGCACCCGCCCCGTGGCGGCCACGACGGGCTCAAACACGCCGCCACCGAGAGCGGCCAGCTCGGGAAGCACGACTCCGAGCAGATCGATCAGCTACTGGAGGCGATGCGATAA